The DNA window ACCTGATCGATGCCCGCGGCCAGCAGGTCGAAGATCCCTGGCGCCGGAAAGAATTGTGGACGCCCGACGGCAAGCGGCTCACGCTGTGGATTCACCCAGGCCGGGTCAAACGGGGCGTCAACCTGCGTGAAGAAATCGGCCCCGCGCTGGAACCTGGCCAGCGCTATACGCTGCAGATCGATGCCGGCCTGGCAAGCGCCGCGGGCTCCGACCTGGCCCAGCCGTACCACAAGACGTTCACCGCGATCGAACCTGACTATGACCGCCCCCTGCCGATCCAATGGCGTCTGCACCCCGGCGCCGCCGGCGGCCGGGAACCGCTGACGATCGAATTCGGCGAACCGCTGGACTGGTCGCTGGCCGGAAGGCTGATCACGGTGCAATCGCCAACCGGCCAGCCGCTGGCCGGACGCAGCGAACTCCTGCCGCAAGAAACGGGCTGGCGGTTCACCCCGTCGGAGCCATGGCAGGCGGCCCGTCACACCCTGGCGGTCGATGGGCTGCTCGAGGATCTGGCTGGCAACACTCCCTTGCGGGCGTTTGAGACCGACCTCTCCCTGCCGGCTCTGGCCCTGCCGCAACTGGAGCGGGAATTCCAGCCGGAACCGTGATCCCCGGAAGGCAGCCCTTCGTTGCCGGCGCATGGGAAGGTAAGATGGCAGATGGTTCCGTCCGTTTGCATCCCGCCGCAGGCCGCTGTATATGCCGTTATTTGAAGAGTACGTCCTTCCCGAAGCAGAGGAGAAGCCAACGCTGGCGGCCGCTTTACGCGTTTTTCTGGAAGGAAAAAGCTGGGCGCAAGTGCGACAGCTGATTTCCGGACGGCGGATCGAAGTGAACGAAACCCTCTGCCTGGACGACGCCCGGCGCCTGGACCCCAACGATGTGATCCGCGTCTGGCAGGAAGCACTGCCCAAACCGCCGGGCGAAGACGCCGTCCGCATCGTCCACTGCGACGCCCACCTGGTCGTAGTCGACAAGCCGGCCGGCATTATGACGGTCCGCCATCGGGCGGAACGGGAATGGCCGGAGCTGCGGAAGAACAACCAGCCTTCGCTTGACGAAATGGTCTACAACCTGCTCGGCCGTACGGCCGGCGGGAAAAAGTCCACGCACGGGCCGCGGTTGCGGATTGTGCAGCGCCTGGACCGGGACACCTCGGGGTTGATCGTCTTTGCCCGGTCCGTCACCGCCGAGCGCTACCTGGCCAGCCAGTTCAAAGCCCACACCGTGATCCGCCGTTACCTGGCGATTATCGAAGGCCAGCTGGAACTGGCCCGGATTGAATCCACCCTGGTCCGCGACCGGGGCGATGGGCTGCGCGGCAGTCATCCGACGACCGGCCAGACCGCCATCACCCATGTGGCCCCCCTGGAAGAGCTCTCCGGGTATAGTCTGGTCGAATGCCGGTTAGAAACGGGCCGCACCCATCAGATCCGCATCCACCTGGGCGAACAAGGCAATCGCCTGTGCGGAGAGAAAGTCTACCGCCGCCAGATGCACCGCTCGCATACGAAGGACCTCTCCGGCGCCAAACGCCAGGCGCTGCACGCGGCGGAACTGGGCTTTATTCATCCCGGCACAGAGAAAGAGATCCGCTTCGAGTCGGAAATGCCCGACGACATGCGTCGCCTTTGGGAAAAACTGCGCAAAGCGGATG is part of the Lignipirellula cremea genome and encodes:
- a CDS encoding Ig-like domain-containing protein; protein product: MPICLLLLLLAAPPELAVLAQDDPAQVIVQGRLPASTRLDGQPLAKGPVTAEQGEGLLTLSVLDEQSRPGPPMFGAYAWSPGRLTFTPRRPLTPGMRYVARLSLPGESPVEVQYAVPRPPDRPPQVVAIYPSGDKLPANLLKFYLEFSESMREGREIFDQIHLIDARGQQVEDPWRRKELWTPDGKRLTLWIHPGRVKRGVNLREEIGPALEPGQRYTLQIDAGLASAAGSDLAQPYHKTFTAIEPDYDRPLPIQWRLHPGAAGGREPLTIEFGEPLDWSLAGRLITVQSPTGQPLAGRSELLPQETGWRFTPSEPWQAARHTLAVDGLLEDLAGNTPLRAFETDLSLPALALPQLEREFQPEP
- a CDS encoding RluA family pseudouridine synthase gives rise to the protein MPLFEEYVLPEAEEKPTLAAALRVFLEGKSWAQVRQLISGRRIEVNETLCLDDARRLDPNDVIRVWQEALPKPPGEDAVRIVHCDAHLVVVDKPAGIMTVRHRAEREWPELRKNNQPSLDEMVYNLLGRTAGGKKSTHGPRLRIVQRLDRDTSGLIVFARSVTAERYLASQFKAHTVIRRYLAIIEGQLELARIESTLVRDRGDGLRGSHPTTGQTAITHVAPLEELSGYSLVECRLETGRTHQIRIHLGEQGNRLCGEKVYRRQMHRSHTKDLSGAKRQALHAAELGFIHPGTEKEIRFESEMPDDMRRLWEKLRKADEKKG